In one Acipenser ruthenus chromosome 10, fAciRut3.2 maternal haplotype, whole genome shotgun sequence genomic region, the following are encoded:
- the LOC117404188 gene encoding dual specificity protein phosphatase 19-like has translation MHSLAQEIQSFSKNALRKQCTRVTTLTGKRIIETWKDSKVQVVEEAAQPEGACGYVQDLSLDLQVGVIKPWLLIASQDVAQDFETLKKFKVSHVLNVAYGVENTFPEQFVYKAFSILDLPDTDITSFFQDCSKFIEKAKAQNGVVLVHCNAGVSRSASIVIGYLMSTEYLHFDDAFSLVKNARPVICPNPGFMEQLRKYKPCDGSQFNGNVDP, from the exons ATGCATTCACTTGCACAGGAAATACAGTCTTTTTCAAAGAACGCTCTGAGGAAGCAATGCACCAGGGTAACCACTTTAACTGGAAAGAGAATTATAGAAACGTGGAAAGATTCCAAAGTCCAGGTTGTGGAAGAAGCAGCGCAGCCCGAGGGAGCTTGTGGATATGTCCAGGATCTCAGCTTGGACCTTCAAGTTGGAGTTATAAAGCCCTGGCTACTAATTG CCTCACAAGACGTTGCTCAGGATTTTGAGACACTGAAAAAATTTAAG gtttCACATGTACTAAATGTTGCATATGGAGTTGAAAACACCTTTCCAGAGCAGTTTGTTTATAAAGCGTTTTCTATACTGGATCTTCCGGACACTGATATAACATCATTTTTTCAAGACTGCTCCAAGTTTATAGAGAAAGCCAAGGCACAG AATGGAGTTGTGCTTGTTCATTGCAATGCTGGAGTATCCCGCTCTGCCTCGATAGTCATCGGATACCTGATGTCCACTGAATACCTGCATTTTGATGATGCTTTTTCATTAGTGAAGAATGCCAGACCTGTTATCTGTCCAAACCCAGGCTTTATGGAGCAGTTAAGGAAATACAAACCATGCGATGGAAGTCAGTTCAATGGAAATGTAGATCCCTGA